From Xylocopilactobacillus apis, a single genomic window includes:
- a CDS encoding ABC transporter ATP-binding protein, translating into MSAEKQPQTQGGKAPGQGIAVAMVKPRNFWGTLLRLSSYLKKYSIAVFVVVVLAIGSQIFQVQTPKVLGKATTEIFKGFMIGVQMKKHGLNVSHYPIDFDKIKTILFTVILLYLIAALFSFLQQFIMTQVIQSAVYNLRKELKAKMKTVPINYYDTHSNGDILSRAVNDMDNIAGTLQQNLTQLITSITMFVGTLWMMISISWQMTLIALITIPLSLVVVGLVAPRSQKYFKQQQKSLGLLNNQIEENYAGQLIDKSFNQEDKAIKPFNEENEKLFDSSWKAQMISGLIMPLMNFVSNLGYVFVAIYGGIQVTHGNITLGNVQAFLQYTQQFSQPIAQLANITNSIQTAIASAERVFEVLDEPDMQDTKVDIPDVKTENKIDMEHVVFEYVDNEPLLKDYSLSVKPGETIAIVGPTGAGKTTIINLLERFYDIQGGSIKLEGRDTRNMKRDELRKHFAMVLQDTWLFKGTVWENLKYGNEHATDEEIMAAAKAAHVDEFVRQLPQEYDTVLDESASNISQGQKQLLTIARAFVADPDILILDEATSSVDTRTEVHIQHAMGRLMKNRTSFVVAHRLSTIRDADKIIVMNHGSIIETGNHHELMDKNGFYADLYNSQFAGNTAL; encoded by the coding sequence ATGAGTGCAGAAAAACAACCTCAGACTCAAGGCGGTAAAGCTCCTGGGCAAGGAATTGCTGTTGCCATGGTTAAACCCCGTAATTTTTGGGGAACTCTTCTGAGATTAAGTTCTTATCTCAAGAAGTATTCAATTGCTGTTTTTGTGGTCGTTGTACTTGCAATTGGTTCTCAAATTTTTCAGGTTCAGACCCCAAAAGTTCTAGGAAAAGCAACAACCGAAATCTTTAAAGGATTCATGATCGGGGTTCAAATGAAGAAACACGGTTTAAATGTTTCTCATTATCCAATCGATTTTGACAAAATTAAGACGATTCTTTTTACCGTTATTCTTCTATATTTAATTGCTGCCCTATTTAGTTTTTTACAGCAGTTTATTATGACGCAAGTCATTCAAAGTGCAGTTTACAATTTACGTAAGGAATTAAAAGCTAAAATGAAGACTGTGCCTATTAATTACTACGATACTCATTCTAACGGTGATATCTTATCTCGGGCGGTAAACGATATGGATAATATTGCCGGTACCCTTCAGCAGAATTTAACTCAGCTTATTACGAGTATTACGATGTTCGTCGGGACTCTTTGGATGATGATTAGCATTAGCTGGCAGATGACCTTAATAGCCTTAATCACAATTCCTTTAAGTTTAGTGGTTGTGGGTCTGGTTGCTCCTAGGTCTCAGAAATACTTTAAACAGCAGCAGAAGAGTCTTGGATTATTAAACAACCAAATTGAAGAAAACTATGCTGGTCAATTGATTGATAAAAGTTTTAATCAGGAAGACAAAGCAATTAAACCATTTAATGAAGAAAACGAAAAATTATTCGACTCCTCATGGAAAGCACAAATGATTTCCGGTTTAATTATGCCGTTAATGAACTTTGTTTCAAATCTAGGTTATGTATTTGTTGCAATTTATGGCGGAATTCAAGTTACTCATGGTAACATCACTTTAGGTAATGTGCAGGCATTCTTGCAATATACTCAACAGTTTTCTCAGCCGATTGCTCAGTTAGCTAATATTACTAACTCCATTCAAACTGCCATTGCTTCAGCTGAACGTGTATTTGAAGTTCTTGATGAACCAGATATGCAGGACACTAAAGTAGATATTCCCGACGTTAAAACTGAAAATAAAATTGACATGGAACATGTTGTATTCGAATATGTCGACAACGAGCCACTTCTAAAAGATTATTCGCTTTCGGTTAAACCAGGTGAAACTATTGCAATTGTTGGACCGACTGGTGCTGGTAAAACCACCATTATCAATCTATTGGAAAGATTTTATGATATTCAAGGCGGCTCAATTAAACTGGAAGGTCGCGATACCCGTAACATGAAGCGTGATGAATTACGTAAACATTTTGCGATGGTCTTACAAGATACTTGGCTCTTTAAAGGAACCGTCTGGGAAAATCTCAAATATGGCAATGAACATGCAACCGATGAAGAAATTATGGCTGCAGCCAAAGCTGCTCACGTTGACGAATTTGTAAGACAGCTGCCGCAAGAGTATGACACTGTTTTAGATGAATCTGCTTCGAATATTTCTCAAGGTCAAAAGCAGCTTTTAACAATTGCGCGGGCGTTTGTTGCTGATCCTGACATTTTAATTCTTGATGAAGCAACCAGTTCTGTCGATACACGAACTGAGGTCCATATTCAACATGCAATGGGCAGATTAATGAAAAACAGAACCAG